A window of Christiangramia forsetii KT0803 contains these coding sequences:
- a CDS encoding DUF4295 domain-containing protein: MAKKSVASIQTGSKRLTKAIKMVKSDKTGAYTFVEQIMAPEDVNDFLKK, from the coding sequence ATGGCAAAGAAATCAGTAGCATCTATTCAAACAGGATCTAAAAGATTAACCAAAGCGATAAAAATGGTTAAATCTGACAAAACTGGCGCCTACACTTTTGTAGAACAGATCATGGCTCCGGAAGACGTAAACGACTTCTTGAAGAAGTAA
- a CDS encoding Hpt domain-containing protein encodes MSSYNLDEVKEMAGGDEEFMLVVVQTFLEEIPPDVASMSEAIGNDNPSLAYQYAHKMKPNLQLFGLNLMDQIKIIEAWSKKGQRKDEVPQAADTISKKVNVAAIALKRDFELE; translated from the coding sequence ATGAGTAGCTATAATCTTGACGAAGTAAAAGAAATGGCAGGCGGGGATGAAGAATTCATGCTCGTTGTAGTGCAGACTTTCCTGGAAGAAATCCCACCGGATGTGGCATCTATGAGTGAAGCCATTGGCAATGATAATCCATCATTAGCTTACCAATACGCTCATAAAATGAAACCCAATCTTCAGCTTTTTGGATTGAATCTAATGGACCAGATAAAGATTATCGAAGCCTGGTCTAAAAAAGGTCAGCGAAAGGATGAAGTACCACAGGCGGCTGATACGATTTCAAAAAAAGTGAATGTTGCTGCTATTGCGCTCAAACGAGATTTTGAATTAGAATGA
- the ftsY gene encoding signal recognition particle-docking protein FtsY has protein sequence MSLFKKIFNKEKKENLDKGLEKSKTSFFDKMSKAVAGKDKVDEEVLDDLENVLVSSDVGVTTTIKIINRIEERVARDKYLGTDELNKILREEIAALLSETNTGEGSEIQIPSDKKPYVIMVVGVNGVGKTTTIGKLAHQFKSNGQKVVLGAADTFRAAAIDQLQIWADRTGVPIIKQKMGSDPASVAFDTVQSAVKMNADVVLIDTAGRLHNKVNLMNELTKVKRVMQKTIADAPHEVLLVLDGSTGQNAFEQAKQFTAATEVTSLAVTKLDGTAKGGVVIGISDQFKIPVKYIGVGEGIEDLQVFNKYEFVDSFFK, from the coding sequence ATGAGTTTATTTAAAAAGATATTTAATAAAGAGAAAAAAGAAAATCTTGACAAAGGTTTAGAGAAATCCAAAACCAGTTTCTTTGACAAGATGAGCAAGGCTGTTGCCGGTAAAGATAAGGTTGATGAAGAGGTTCTGGATGATCTGGAAAATGTACTTGTAAGCAGTGACGTTGGAGTTACAACCACCATAAAGATCATCAATAGAATTGAAGAAAGGGTAGCCAGAGATAAATACCTCGGGACAGATGAGCTAAATAAAATTCTTCGTGAAGAGATAGCCGCATTACTTTCTGAAACAAATACCGGTGAAGGATCGGAAATTCAGATTCCGTCAGATAAGAAACCATATGTGATCATGGTAGTTGGAGTAAATGGTGTTGGAAAAACAACCACCATTGGAAAACTTGCACACCAATTTAAAAGTAATGGACAAAAAGTAGTTCTTGGCGCTGCAGATACATTTAGAGCGGCGGCTATAGATCAGCTTCAAATCTGGGCAGATAGGACAGGTGTTCCTATCATCAAACAGAAAATGGGCAGTGATCCGGCTTCCGTAGCTTTTGATACCGTACAAAGTGCAGTAAAGATGAATGCCGATGTGGTGTTGATAGATACTGCAGGAAGACTTCATAATAAGGTAAACCTTATGAATGAGCTTACCAAGGTGAAAAGGGTGATGCAAAAAACTATCGCAGATGCTCCTCATGAGGTCTTATTGGTATTGGATGGCTCTACCGGACAGAATGCTTTTGAGCAGGCTAAGCAGTTTACTGCGGCCACAGAAGTAACTTCATTAGCTGTTACCAAACTTGACGGAACCGCAAAGGGCGGGGTCGTAATTGGGATTAGCGATCAGTTTAAAATTCCTGTAAAATATATTGGTGTTGGAGAAGGTATTGAAGATCTGCAGGTTTTCAATAAATATGAATTTGTAGACTCTTTCTTCAAATAA
- a CDS encoding amidase family protein: protein MKKLVLLFIAVAMFSCKNDTTENTSETKQDQPDSTKVEEMEFKQVDSKIIDNDSLWKPFDADLSEFSSEVYEEVKALAFEKSIPEIQEAIESGKLTYEELVLFYLTRIMEYDRENEFSLNSVISLNPNIIEEARAKDQQKSKASNRHPIYGIPVLLKDNINTTGTPTTAGSVALQNNQTEDAFIVKQLKNNGALILGKANLSEWANFFCEGCPNGFSTIGGQTLNPYGRKVHDTGGSSSGSGVAVAANFAPVAVGSETSGSILSPASSNSVVGLKPTIGVLSRGGIVPISSTLDTPGPITKFVIDNAILLDAMKGVDNEDVSSKGAGKQNSVYYSNIKKADLKDKRFGVIKALMDDSLYVRAINDLKKAGAEIVEFEAEDIDLPNFRRLLNLDMKKDLPAYLKNYGGDVSYKNVQDVVDYNTQDSLNRAPYGQALFMGILKDSASEKDFSAIKDTLKTNGTRFFEKPMKELDLDAVLSINNYHAGYAAVAKYPAITVPMGYSSENQPRGLTFIGKPFTEEQLLQFAYIFEKNSQRRKTPGNYNE from the coding sequence ATGAAAAAATTAGTACTTCTTTTTATTGCAGTTGCAATGTTCAGCTGTAAAAACGATACAACTGAAAACACTTCTGAAACTAAGCAGGATCAACCCGATTCTACAAAAGTTGAAGAGATGGAGTTCAAACAAGTAGATTCTAAGATCATTGATAATGATAGTCTTTGGAAACCTTTTGATGCTGATCTTTCAGAGTTTTCTAGCGAAGTTTATGAAGAAGTAAAAGCACTGGCTTTTGAGAAAAGTATTCCTGAAATTCAGGAGGCTATAGAATCTGGGAAGTTAACCTATGAGGAACTTGTATTATTCTATCTTACCAGAATCATGGAATACGATAGGGAGAATGAGTTTTCACTGAATTCTGTGATCTCACTAAATCCTAATATCATTGAGGAGGCCAGGGCAAAAGATCAGCAAAAAAGTAAAGCTTCCAACAGGCATCCAATTTATGGGATTCCTGTGCTGTTAAAAGATAATATCAATACTACCGGGACACCTACCACGGCAGGTTCGGTAGCACTTCAAAATAACCAGACCGAGGATGCTTTTATCGTAAAGCAGTTAAAAAATAACGGAGCTTTGATCCTGGGAAAAGCGAATCTAAGTGAGTGGGCGAATTTCTTTTGCGAAGGCTGTCCTAATGGATTCTCTACTATTGGTGGTCAAACATTAAATCCATATGGAAGAAAAGTTCATGATACTGGTGGTTCAAGTTCTGGAAGTGGCGTAGCGGTAGCAGCGAATTTTGCACCTGTTGCGGTTGGATCAGAAACTTCAGGTTCCATTCTTTCTCCGGCAAGTTCAAATTCTGTGGTAGGTTTAAAACCAACCATCGGAGTTTTAAGTAGAGGCGGAATTGTACCAATTTCAAGTACCCTGGATACTCCGGGACCAATAACAAAGTTCGTTATAGATAATGCGATATTATTGGATGCGATGAAGGGAGTAGATAATGAAGATGTTTCTTCCAAAGGAGCAGGAAAACAAAATTCAGTTTATTATTCAAATATTAAAAAAGCCGATCTTAAAGATAAACGTTTTGGCGTTATAAAAGCCCTGATGGATGATTCACTATATGTAAGAGCGATCAACGATCTTAAAAAGGCCGGTGCAGAAATTGTTGAATTTGAAGCGGAAGATATAGATCTTCCTAATTTTCGAAGATTACTGAACTTAGATATGAAAAAAGATCTTCCAGCCTATTTGAAGAATTATGGGGGAGATGTTTCTTATAAAAATGTCCAGGACGTAGTAGATTACAATACTCAGGATTCTTTGAACAGGGCTCCTTACGGTCAGGCATTATTCATGGGTATTTTGAAAGACTCTGCTTCAGAAAAAGATTTTTCAGCAATTAAAGATACCCTGAAAACTAACGGAACCAGATTCTTTGAAAAACCAATGAAGGAACTTGATCTGGACGCCGTTCTATCTATTAATAATTATCATGCAGGTTATGCGGCTGTAGCTAAGTATCCGGCGATAACAGTTCCTATGGGATATAGCTCAGAAAATCAACCAAGAGGCTTAACGTTTATAGGGAAACCGTTTACTGAAGAACAACTTCTGCAATTTGCCTATATATTCGAAAAAAATTCTCAAAGAAGAAAAACCCCTGGAAATTACAATGAGTAG
- the rimO gene encoding 30S ribosomal protein S12 methylthiotransferase RimO: MRTKSLKKNRINVVTLGCSKNVYDSEILMGQLKANDKDVVHEEDGNIVVINTCGFIDNAKEQSVNTILEFVEKKQQGDVDKVFVTGCLSERYKPDLQKEIPDVDQYFGTTELPGLLSALEADYKHELIGERLTTTPKNYAYLKIAEGCDRPCSFCAIPLMRGGHKSTPIENLVTEAEKLAANGVKELILIAQDLTYYGLDLYKKRNLAELLENLVKVEGIEWIRLHYAFPTGFPMDVLEVMKREPKVCNYLDIPLQHISDDLLKSMRRGTTHEKTTKLLKEFRKTVPEMAIRTTLIVGYPGETEEHYQELKEWVKEMRFERLGCFTYSHEENTHAYNLEDDVPQEVKQERANEIMEIQSQISWELNQQKIGEVFNVVIDRKEGNYFIGRTEYDSPDVDNEVLIDATTVYLKTGDYYDVKIAEAADFDLYGEPLNVTTEKPKRKELKIKSV; encoded by the coding sequence ATGAGGACGAAATCACTTAAAAAGAACAGGATCAACGTAGTAACCCTTGGTTGTAGCAAGAATGTTTACGACTCTGAGATTTTGATGGGGCAGTTGAAAGCGAACGATAAAGACGTAGTGCATGAAGAGGATGGGAACATCGTTGTGATAAATACCTGCGGATTTATTGATAACGCCAAAGAGCAGTCAGTAAATACCATTCTTGAATTCGTGGAGAAAAAACAACAGGGTGACGTAGACAAGGTTTTTGTTACCGGTTGTTTGAGTGAACGATATAAACCAGATCTACAAAAGGAAATTCCAGATGTAGACCAGTATTTTGGAACTACAGAATTACCGGGTCTTCTAAGTGCTTTGGAAGCTGATTATAAACATGAATTAATCGGGGAAAGATTAACTACAACCCCGAAGAATTATGCATACTTAAAAATTGCCGAAGGTTGCGATCGTCCATGTTCTTTTTGCGCAATCCCGTTAATGCGTGGTGGGCACAAGTCTACTCCAATAGAAAACCTGGTTACCGAAGCTGAAAAGCTGGCTGCCAATGGAGTGAAAGAATTGATATTGATCGCCCAGGACCTTACCTATTATGGTCTTGATCTCTATAAAAAACGTAACCTGGCTGAATTGCTTGAAAACCTGGTAAAGGTTGAAGGAATTGAATGGATACGTTTACATTATGCCTTTCCAACAGGATTCCCAATGGATGTGCTGGAAGTGATGAAGCGTGAGCCAAAGGTTTGTAATTATTTAGATATTCCGCTGCAACATATTTCAGATGATCTATTGAAATCTATGCGTCGTGGAACTACTCATGAAAAGACAACGAAACTTCTGAAAGAATTCAGGAAAACGGTGCCGGAAATGGCCATTAGAACAACGCTTATCGTTGGGTACCCTGGAGAAACCGAAGAGCACTATCAGGAGCTGAAAGAATGGGTTAAGGAAATGCGTTTTGAAAGACTTGGGTGCTTCACGTATTCTCACGAAGAAAATACCCATGCTTATAATCTGGAAGACGATGTACCTCAGGAAGTAAAACAGGAGCGTGCAAATGAAATTATGGAAATTCAGTCACAGATTTCCTGGGAATTAAATCAGCAGAAAATAGGCGAGGTGTTCAACGTAGTGATTGATCGTAAAGAAGGAAACTATTTTATAGGCCGTACCGAATATGATTCACCAGATGTTGATAATGAAGTTTTGATCGATGCTACTACCGTTTATCTAAAAACCGGGGATTATTACGATGTAAAGATCGCTGAAGCTGCCGATTTTGATCTTTATGGAGAGCCTTTAAATGTGACTACTGAAAAGCCTAAACGTAAAGAGTTGAAAATCAAATCTGTTTAA
- the rpmB gene encoding 50S ribosomal protein L28: protein MSRVCELTGKRAMVGNNVSHAMNKTKRKFNANLVKKRFFLPEEDRWVTLKVCTSALKDINKKGISAVIKEAKAKGFLQK from the coding sequence ATGTCAAGAGTTTGTGAACTTACCGGGAAAAGAGCAATGGTTGGGAATAATGTTTCTCACGCCATGAATAAGACTAAACGTAAATTTAACGCCAACTTAGTTAAAAAACGTTTCTTTCTTCCTGAAGAAGACAGATGGGTAACACTTAAGGTGTGTACGTCTGCATTAAAAGATATCAATAAAAAAGGCATTTCTGCCGTAATTAAGGAAGCTAAAGCAAAAGGATTTCTTCAGAAATAA
- a CDS encoding fumarylacetoacetate hydrolase family protein → MKIICVGRNYTEHIDELKNEKPEDPVLFQKPDTSILLKKQPFFIPDFSNDVHYEVEVLVKIKKIGKHIQEKFAHKYYDEIGLGIDFTARDLQEKLKKKGLPWEKAKAFDGAAVIGNKWLDKSELPNVDDLKFRLDKNEETVQQGNTSHMLWKIDELIAYISTYFTLKIGDIIFTGTPAGVGKVSPDDRLTGFLESNKMFSIKVK, encoded by the coding sequence ATGAAGATTATTTGTGTAGGTCGCAATTATACAGAGCATATTGATGAATTAAAGAACGAGAAACCGGAAGATCCTGTACTATTTCAAAAACCGGATACTTCGATATTATTAAAAAAACAGCCTTTTTTTATTCCGGACTTTTCAAATGATGTACACTACGAAGTAGAGGTATTGGTAAAGATCAAAAAGATCGGAAAGCATATTCAGGAGAAATTCGCACACAAATATTACGATGAAATTGGTCTTGGAATAGACTTTACCGCCAGGGATCTTCAGGAGAAATTAAAAAAGAAAGGCCTTCCCTGGGAAAAGGCTAAAGCTTTTGATGGAGCTGCTGTGATTGGGAATAAATGGTTGGATAAGAGTGAATTGCCTAATGTTGATGATCTTAAGTTTAGGCTGGATAAAAATGAAGAGACCGTACAGCAAGGGAATACGTCCCATATGCTTTGGAAAATTGATGAATTAATTGCTTATATTTCGACGTATTTCACCCTAAAAATTGGGGATATTATATTTACAGGAACTCCTGCCGGGGTGGGAAAAGTATCTCCCGACGATCGGTTAACTGGTTTCCTGGAGAGCAATAAAATGTTTTCGATCAAAGTAAAATAA
- a CDS encoding competence/damage-inducible protein A: protein MIAEIVTIGDEILIGQVVDTNSAYISKELNKIGVSVHQITSIEDDRTHILQTLKEASQRADIIIITGGLGPTKDDITKKCLCEFFDDKLVRNKKVLKHIEELFDKYIDTPISDLNRDQALLPSKAIALHNEYGTAAGMWFDNGGKVYISMPGVPYEMRGLMEREIIPRLMQNYSRPVILHKTVVTYGLGESAIAEKIESWEDNLPKEIKLAYLPNLGRVRLRLSARGDNEDHLRNLIDSQITALHEYIGDIIFGYEDEDPVEVVIGKMLAERNWSLSTAESFTGGRLASKFTKAPGSSASFKGSLVCYFTEAKKELLNVSEELIKKHSVVSAEVAKAMAQGARDKFHTEFAIATTGNAGPSKGDSDADLGTVFIGIATPDGVTAHQFNFGNHREKVVGKSVNKAMELLQQSVIKFTKND, encoded by the coding sequence ATGATAGCTGAAATAGTCACAATCGGAGATGAAATTCTCATCGGTCAGGTTGTTGATACTAATTCAGCATATATCTCCAAAGAACTCAATAAGATAGGCGTAAGCGTTCATCAAATAACTTCTATTGAAGATGACCGCACGCATATACTTCAAACCCTTAAAGAAGCTTCGCAAAGAGCCGATATTATTATCATTACCGGTGGGCTTGGGCCTACTAAAGATGATATTACAAAAAAATGCCTTTGTGAATTTTTTGATGATAAACTGGTTCGAAACAAGAAAGTATTAAAACATATCGAAGAGCTTTTCGATAAGTATATAGATACTCCAATTTCTGATCTTAACAGAGATCAGGCATTATTGCCGTCTAAAGCCATTGCCTTACATAATGAATATGGCACCGCCGCAGGGATGTGGTTTGATAATGGTGGTAAAGTATATATTTCTATGCCCGGGGTGCCATACGAGATGCGTGGACTTATGGAGAGAGAGATCATTCCAAGGTTAATGCAAAATTATTCCCGTCCCGTAATTTTACATAAAACAGTAGTTACTTACGGTTTGGGAGAAAGTGCCATCGCTGAAAAGATTGAATCCTGGGAAGATAACCTGCCTAAAGAGATCAAGCTTGCCTATCTGCCTAATCTTGGCAGGGTAAGGCTTCGATTATCTGCCCGAGGTGATAATGAAGATCATCTTCGAAATTTGATAGACAGCCAGATCACTGCATTGCATGAATATATTGGGGATATAATTTTTGGCTATGAAGATGAGGATCCTGTTGAGGTGGTAATTGGTAAAATGCTGGCCGAGAGAAATTGGTCATTATCTACAGCTGAAAGTTTTACCGGAGGTAGACTTGCTTCTAAATTTACTAAAGCGCCAGGTTCTTCAGCCTCCTTTAAAGGAAGTCTTGTTTGTTATTTTACAGAGGCTAAAAAAGAGCTTCTAAATGTTTCAGAAGAATTAATTAAGAAACATTCGGTGGTGAGTGCAGAGGTTGCAAAGGCAATGGCACAGGGAGCCAGGGATAAATTTCATACGGAATTTGCTATTGCCACTACAGGCAATGCAGGTCCGTCCAAGGGTGATAGTGATGCAGATTTAGGTACTGTTTTTATTGGTATTGCGACTCCAGATGGCGTAACTGCTCATCAGTTTAATTTTGGGAACCATCGCGAAAAAGTAGTAGGGAAATCTGTTAATAAAGCGATGGAATTGCTTCAGCAAAGTGTTATAAAATTCACGAAGAATGATTGA
- the rpmG gene encoding 50S ribosomal protein L33, whose translation MAKKGNRVQVILECTEHKTSGQPGTSRYITTKNKKNTPDRIELKKFNPILKKMTVHKEIK comes from the coding sequence ATGGCAAAGAAAGGTAACAGAGTTCAGGTAATTCTAGAATGTACAGAGCATAAGACATCTGGGCAACCAGGTACTTCAAGATATATTACTACAAAAAATAAGAAGAATACACCGGATAGAATCGAGTTGAAGAAATTCAACCCAATTCTTAAGAAAATGACGGTTCATAAAGAAATTAAATAA
- a CDS encoding M16 family metallopeptidase yields MKTTKSFFLIFILIAVSSAFSQEKTENFSVDFETFNLENGLKVILHQDMSDPVVAVALTAHVGSAREKEGRTGFAHLFEHLLFLESENLGKGGLDKLSARIGGSGANGSTSRDRTNYFQTVPNDALEKMIWAEADKLGFFINTVTEPVLAKEKQVVKNEKRQGVDNRPYGHTFYVVDRNLYPEDHPYNWQVIGSLEDLQNATLQDVKDFYNKWYVPNNVILTISGNFDKEQAKEWVHKYFDEIERGPEMLELEKQLVTLSESKRVYHEDNFAQLPELTLTWPSVYSYHPDSFALEILSNYLADGKNAPLYKNLVKSKKLTGNVSMFNYTSELAGQLMLQVRAYDGKDLDSVKTAIDKTFTEFEKNRIPQKDLKRIKAGLETNFYNSISSVLGKGFQLAQYEIYAKDPNFINKEVDKMLAVTTEDVMKVYKKYVKDKNYIATSFVPKDQLELSLENSKKAEVVEEKIVEGAEEKFDSNQQVTYNKTPSNFDRTIEPPYQGKPELNIPEIWDARMPSGMKVMGITNTEVPVVQFSLEMKGGQLLENPAQAGVSNMLASMMTKGTAKKTPAELEEAIELLGASIYVNSNEEKITISGNTLAKNYTKTMALVQEILLEPRWDEEEFKLIKQQNLSRLQEEQGDPNAIAQNEFKKLIYGANSILSYNELGTPETVKSLSIADLKNYYEENLSPLASTFMAVGAVEKTEAVNSVKAISANWAPKNISFPEIPEFELPEKSKVYFYDVPGAKQSVLAFGAPGLSAKNDNYYPAEVMNYRLGGGGFASKLTQELREGKGYTYGIRSRFMDRSYVGPFMITSGVRTNITYEATELVRNIVKDYSTSFDQEDLDVTKSYMIKSNARRFETLGAKLNMLREINDYGYEKDYIKTREASVEKISVLDIQDLAKQYINPEKMYYLIVGDAETQLEKLEELGYGKPVLLNKNTEE; encoded by the coding sequence ATGAAAACCACTAAATCATTCTTCTTAATATTTATACTAATCGCTGTTAGTTCAGCTTTTAGTCAGGAGAAAACCGAAAATTTTTCAGTTGATTTTGAAACTTTTAATCTGGAGAATGGATTAAAAGTGATTCTTCATCAGGATATGTCTGACCCAGTGGTCGCAGTAGCCTTGACCGCTCATGTGGGTTCAGCAAGAGAAAAGGAAGGCAGAACCGGTTTTGCACATTTATTTGAACACCTATTATTTCTGGAATCTGAAAATCTGGGAAAAGGCGGATTGGATAAATTAAGTGCCAGAATTGGTGGTTCCGGAGCCAATGGATCTACCAGCAGGGACAGGACCAATTATTTTCAAACAGTTCCTAATGATGCGCTTGAAAAAATGATCTGGGCAGAAGCAGATAAACTTGGTTTTTTTATTAATACGGTTACAGAACCTGTTTTGGCGAAAGAAAAACAGGTGGTAAAAAATGAAAAAAGACAGGGTGTAGATAACAGGCCATACGGACACACCTTTTATGTGGTAGACCGGAATTTGTATCCTGAAGATCATCCTTATAACTGGCAGGTAATTGGAAGTCTGGAAGATCTTCAAAACGCTACTTTACAGGATGTGAAAGATTTTTATAATAAATGGTATGTCCCTAACAATGTGATCCTGACAATTTCCGGAAACTTTGACAAGGAACAGGCAAAAGAATGGGTTCATAAGTATTTTGATGAAATAGAACGAGGCCCTGAAATGCTCGAATTAGAGAAGCAGCTGGTGACACTTTCAGAATCCAAGCGGGTTTATCATGAAGATAATTTTGCTCAATTACCTGAATTAACGCTTACATGGCCTTCGGTTTATTCCTATCATCCTGATTCCTTTGCTTTGGAAATTCTATCGAATTACTTAGCCGATGGTAAGAATGCACCGCTTTATAAGAACCTGGTGAAATCTAAAAAGCTCACAGGGAATGTTAGTATGTTTAATTATACCTCAGAACTTGCAGGCCAATTAATGCTTCAGGTGAGGGCTTATGACGGAAAAGATCTGGATTCAGTTAAAACAGCAATTGATAAAACTTTTACTGAATTTGAAAAAAATCGAATTCCGCAGAAAGATTTAAAAAGAATAAAAGCCGGACTGGAAACCAATTTCTACAATTCCATTTCCAGTGTACTGGGAAAAGGATTTCAATTAGCGCAGTACGAGATCTATGCAAAAGACCCTAATTTCATCAATAAGGAAGTTGATAAAATGCTGGCAGTAACTACAGAGGATGTTATGAAGGTTTATAAGAAATATGTAAAAGATAAAAACTATATCGCTACCAGTTTCGTTCCAAAAGATCAATTAGAATTAAGTCTTGAAAATTCTAAAAAAGCTGAAGTTGTTGAAGAAAAGATTGTTGAAGGCGCTGAAGAAAAATTTGATTCAAACCAACAGGTTACCTATAATAAAACTCCTTCAAATTTTGACCGTACCATAGAACCACCATATCAGGGAAAACCGGAATTAAATATTCCTGAAATTTGGGATGCCCGGATGCCTTCTGGAATGAAAGTGATGGGAATTACCAATACAGAAGTTCCCGTAGTGCAGTTTAGCCTGGAAATGAAAGGCGGACAATTACTGGAGAATCCTGCTCAGGCGGGAGTGTCAAACATGCTTGCAAGTATGATGACCAAGGGAACGGCAAAAAAAACACCGGCAGAACTGGAAGAAGCTATTGAATTATTAGGAGCATCTATTTATGTAAATTCCAATGAAGAGAAAATAACGATTTCAGGGAATACACTGGCAAAAAACTACACTAAAACCATGGCTTTAGTCCAGGAAATACTGCTTGAGCCGCGTTGGGACGAAGAAGAATTTAAACTGATTAAGCAACAAAATTTAAGTCGACTTCAGGAAGAACAAGGAGATCCAAATGCGATTGCTCAAAACGAATTTAAGAAGTTGATATATGGCGCTAACAGCATCCTTTCTTATAACGAATTAGGAACTCCTGAAACTGTGAAAAGTTTAAGCATAGCCGATCTGAAAAACTACTATGAAGAAAATCTATCTCCGTTAGCTTCCACTTTTATGGCTGTAGGAGCTGTTGAGAAAACTGAAGCTGTAAACTCGGTAAAGGCTATTTCGGCAAACTGGGCACCAAAAAATATAAGTTTTCCTGAAATTCCGGAATTTGAACTTCCGGAAAAATCAAAAGTATATTTCTACGATGTACCGGGAGCTAAACAATCTGTACTTGCTTTTGGTGCACCGGGACTTTCGGCAAAAAATGATAATTACTATCCCGCGGAGGTAATGAATTATCGCTTAGGTGGTGGAGGTTTCGCATCCAAATTAACCCAGGAGCTTAGAGAGGGAAAAGGTTATACCTATGGAATTCGCTCCAGGTTTATGGACAGGTCTTACGTTGGCCCATTTATGATCACCAGTGGAGTGAGAACCAATATTACCTATGAGGCAACAGAACTGGTAAGAAATATTGTTAAAGATTATTCTACCAGCTTTGATCAGGAGGACCTTGATGTGACCAAAAGTTATATGATTAAGAGTAATGCCAGAAGATTTGAAACTCTCGGAGCAAAACTAAATATGTTACGTGAGATCAATGATTATGGATATGAGAAAGATTATATTAAAACCCGGGAAGCAAGCGTAGAGAAAATTAGTGTCCTTGATATTCAGGACCTGGCAAAGCAATATATTAATCCTGAAAAGATGTATTATCTTATCGTTGGAGATGCGGAAACACAACTTGAAAAACTTGAAGAATTAGGTTATGGAAAACCTGTTTTACTGAATAAAAATACTGAAGAATAA
- a CDS encoding TVP38/TMEM64 family protein, whose translation MSKKLSYILTGSIVAGLILLYFLYPPFQGFINETWQILWSEDETRIRNHFKSFGFWGPIAIIIVMILQIFLVVFPSWLPMIVAVLAYGFWGGALISITGVFCASTIAFYIGKWLGEDHLEKIMGKSKNKKVEYWVSDYGFWTIAIFRISPFLSNDAISIVAGMLSMTYRKFILATLTGIVPLSFAIAYFAQDIDQLKNGLYWIGGAGILIYGIYVFIDYRKNKKQSSS comes from the coding sequence TTGTCTAAAAAGCTTTCTTATATACTTACCGGAAGCATTGTTGCCGGTTTAATACTGCTTTATTTTTTATATCCTCCTTTCCAGGGCTTTATCAATGAAACCTGGCAAATTTTATGGAGTGAAGATGAAACAAGAATCAGGAATCACTTTAAAAGTTTTGGCTTCTGGGGTCCAATAGCCATTATTATTGTGATGATTTTGCAGATTTTCCTGGTCGTTTTTCCTTCGTGGCTGCCGATGATCGTTGCCGTATTAGCCTATGGATTTTGGGGTGGAGCCTTGATTTCTATCACCGGGGTATTCTGCGCTTCCACTATTGCCTTTTACATTGGTAAATGGCTGGGTGAAGATCATCTTGAAAAAATTATGGGGAAATCGAAAAATAAAAAAGTTGAATACTGGGTTTCAGATTATGGATTCTGGACTATCGCCATATTTCGTATCTCCCCTTTTCTTTCTAATGATGCTATTAGTATTGTTGCAGGAATGCTGAGTATGACCTACCGGAAATTTATCCTGGCGACCTTAACCGGGATCGTTCCCTTGTCTTTTGCGATCGCTTATTTTGCACAGGATATAGATCAATTAAAGAATGGACTTTATTGGATTGGAGGCGCAGGAATTCTTATCTACGGAATCTATGTTTTTATAGATTACCGAAAAAACAAGAAACAAAGTTCTAGTTAG